A stretch of the Vigna radiata var. radiata cultivar VC1973A chromosome 7, Vradiata_ver6, whole genome shotgun sequence genome encodes the following:
- the LOC106768667 gene encoding subtilisin-like protease SBT1.7 — MASISTALPLLLSLLLLLGRYDAAQAPEPERGTYIVHVAKSEMPQSFEHHTVWYESSLKSVSDSAKMIYTYDNAIHGYATRLTAEEARLLESQTGILAVLPEMRYELHTTRTPQFLGLDKSADMFPESSSASDVIVGVLDTGVWPESKSFDDTGLGPVPSTWKGECETGTNFSASNCNRKLIGARFFAKGCEAMLGPINETEESRSPRDDDGHGTHTASTAAGSVVSGASLFGYASGTARGMATRARVAAYKVCWKGGCFSSDILAAIESAIQDNVNVLSLSLGGGMADYYRDSVAIGAFSAMEKGILVSCSAGNAGPSPYSLSNVAPWITTVGAGTLDRDFPAYVALGNGLNFSGVSLYRGSALPDSPLPFVYAGNASNATNGNLCVTGTLSPEKVAGKIVLCDRGLTARVQKGSVVKSAGALGMVLSNTAANGEELVADAHLLPASAVGEKAGDAIKKYLFSESKPTVRILFEGTKVGIQPSPVVAAFSSRGPNSITPQILKPDLIAPGVNILAGWSKAVGPTGLPVDNRRVDFNIISGTSMSCPHVSGLAALIKSVHPEWSPAAVRSALMTTAYTVYKTGEKLQDSATGKPSTPFDHGAGHVDPVAALNPGLVYDLTVDDYLGFLCALNYSASEINTLAKRKFECEAGKQYSVNDLNYPSFAVLFESGSGSGVVKHSRTVTNVGPAGTYKATVTSDAASVKISVEPEVLSLKENEKKSFVVSFSSSGSTQERVNAFGRLEWSDGKHVVGAPISINWG; from the coding sequence ATGGCTTCCATTTCCACAGCTTTGCCTCTGCTTCTCTCGCTTCTTCTGTTACTCGGTCGCTACGATGCGGCTCAGGCGCCAGAACCGGAGAGGGGAACCTACATTGTACACGTCGCAAAGTCGGAAATGCCCCAAAGCTTTGAACACCATACGGTGTGGTACGAGTCGTCGCTCAAATCCGTTTCTGACTCGGCCAAAATGATTTACACCTACGATAACGCCATCCACGGATATGCGACTAGATTAACTGCGGAGGAAGCGCGTTTGCTGGAAAGCCAAACTGGGATTCTGGCGGTTTTGCCGGAGATGAGGTATGAACTTCACACAACGAGGACGCCGCAGTTCCTGGGTCTCGACAAGAGCGCCGACATGTTCCCCGAGTCGAGCTCCGCGAGTGACGTCATCGTTGGAGTCCTGGACACTGGCGTTTGGCCTGAGAGCAAGAGCTTCGACGACACGGGGCTTGGACCTGTTCCCAGTACCTGGAAAGGTGAGTGTGAAACGGGAACGAACTTCAGTGCTTCCAACTGCAACAGAAAGTTGATCGGAGCCAGGTTCTTTGCGAAGGGTTGCGAGGCCATGTTGGGTCCTATTAACGAGACTGAGGAGTCTAGATCCCCTCGCGACGATGACGGTCACGGCACCCACACAGCCAGCACTGCCGCGGGATCGGTGGTTTCCGGCGCAAGTCTTTTCGGTTACGCATCCGGGACGGCGCGTGGGATGGCGACGCGCGCGAGAGTCGCTGCTTACAAGGTTTGCTGGAAGGGTGGGTGTTTCAGTTCCGATATTCTTGCGGCAATTGAGAGCGCGATACAAGACAACGTTAATGTGTTGTCGTTGTCGCTTGGTGGTGGAATGGCTGATTATTACAGAGACAGTGTCGCTATTGGAGCTTTTTCCGCGATGGAGAAAGGGATCTTAGTTTCTTGCTCCGCCGGGAACGCGGGTCCTAGTCCTTACAGTCTCTCAAACGTGGCACCATGGATTACGACCGTGGGTGCCGGTACTCTGGATCGTGACTTCCCTGCTTATGTTGCTCTAGGGAATGGACTTAACTTCTCCGGCGTGTCGCTATACCGAGGTAGCGCTTTACCTGATTCACCGTTACCGTTTGTTTACGCAGGCAATGCCAGCAACGCTACGAACGGGAACTTGTGCGTGACGGGAACCTTGTCGCCCGAGAAAGTAGCAGGAAAGATTGTGTTATGTGACCGTGGATTAACTGCTAGGGTACAGAAAGGTTCGGTTGTGAAATCCGCCGGTGCTTTGGGCATGGTCTTGAGCAACACCGCCGCCAACGGCGAGGAGCTGGTGGCTGATGCTCATCTGTTGCCGGCGTCGGCGGTGGGGGAGAAAGCCGGCGACGCCATCAAGAAGTATTTGTTTTCCGAGTCTAAACCGACGGTGAGGATTTTGTTCGAGGGAACGAAGGTGGGGATTCAGCCATCACCTGTGGTTGCAGCGTTTAGCTCGAGAGGTCCCAACTCGATCACGCCTCAGATCCTGAAACCAGATCTGATCGCGCCAGGTGTCAACATCTTGGCTGGGTGGTCAAAGGCCGTGGGTCCCACAGGTTTGCCCGTTGATAACAGGCGCGTGGATTTCAATATCATCTCTGGGACCTCGATGTCTTGTCCTCACGTGAGCGGATTAGCCGCATTGATAAAATCGGTTCACCCAGAGTGGAGCCCAGCCGCGGTTCGATCTGCTCTAATGACAACGGCTTACACCGTTTACAAAACCGGTGAGAAGTTGCAAGACAGTGCAACGGGAAAACCCTCCACGCCGTTTGATCACGGAGCGGGACACGTGGACCCGGTGGCTGCCCTCAATCCAGGGCTGGTGTATGATCTAACAGTGGATGATTATCTTGGTTTTCTCTGCGCGTTAAACTACTCTGCCTCAGAAATCAACACCCTGGCGAAGAGAAAATTCGAGTGCGAGGCGGGCAAACAGTACAGTGTGAACGACCTGAACTACCCGTCGTTTGCGGTGTTGTTTGAATCAGGGAGTGGGTCCGGCGTGGTGAAGCACAGTCGAACCGTCACTAACGTGGGGCCCGCAGGAACGTACAAGGCTACAGTGACATCAGACGCGGCTTCAGTGAAAATCTCGGTTGAACCGGAAGTGCTGAGTTTGAAGGAGAACGAGAAAAAATCGTTCGTGGTAAGTTTTTCATCCTCGGGTTCCACACAAGAGAGAGTGAATGCGTTTGGACGGTTGGAATGGTCTGATGGGAAGCACGTGGTTGGGGCCCCAATCTCAATTAACTGGGGTTGA
- the LOC106767462 gene encoding uncharacterized protein At2g23090, giving the protein MGGGNGQKSKMAREKNLEKQRAAAKGSQLDSNKKAMNIQCKVCMQTFMCTTSEVKCKEHAEAKHPKSDLYACFPHLKK; this is encoded by the exons ATGGGAGGAGGCAATGGCCAAAAGTCTAAGATGGCTCGCGAGAAGAACCTCGAGAAACAGAGGGCTGCGGCTAAGG GAAGCCAGTTGGATTCAAACAAGAAAGCCATGAACATTCAG TGTAAAGTTTGCATGCAAACATTTATGTGCACCACATCAGAAGTGAAGTGCAAGGAGCATGCTGAAGCCAAACACCCTAAATCTGATCTCTATGCTTGTTTTCCTCATCTTAAAAAGTGA
- the LOC106768692 gene encoding casein kinase II subunit alpha-2 → MSKARVYTDVNVLRPKEYWDYESLTVQWGDQDDYEVVRKVGRGKYSEVFEGINVNSNDRCIIKILKPVKKKKIKREIKILQNLCGGPNIVKLLDIVRDQHSKTPSLIFEYVNSTDFKILYPTLTDYDIRYYIYELLKALDYCHSQGIMHRDVKPHNVMIDHELRKLRLIDWGLAEFYHPGKEYNVRVASRYFKGPELLVDLQDYDYSLDMWSLGCMFAGMIFRKEPFFYGHDNHDQLVKIAKVLGTDELNAYLNKYHLELDPQLDALVGRHSRKPWSKFINADNQHLVSPEAIDFLDKLLRYDHQDRLTAREAMAHPYFSQVRAAESSRMRTQ, encoded by the exons ATGTCGAAGGCGCGTGTCTACACCGATGTCAACGTTCTTCGCCCCAAAGAGTACTGGGATTACGAGTCTCTCACCGTTCAATGGGG CGATCAGGATGATTATGAGGTTGTGCGAAAAGTGGGAAGGGGGAAGTACAGTGAGGTTTTTGAAGGCATAAATGTTAATAGCAACGACCGCTGTATAATCAAGATTCTCAAGcctgttaagaaaaaaaag ATTAAAAGAGAGATAAAAATACTTCAGAACCTTTGTGGGGGGCCAAATATTGTTAAGCTTCTTGATATTGTCAGAGATCAACACTCTAAAACTCCTAGCTTAATATTTGAGTATGTCAACAgtacagattttaaaattttatatccaACCTTGACGGATTATGACATACGCTATTATATATACGAGCTTCTCAAG GCCTTAGATTACTGCCATTCCCAAGGCATAATGCATAGAGATGTGAAGCCTCATAATGTTATGATAGATCATGAATTACGGAAACTCCGGTTGATAGATTGGGGTCTTGCTGAATTTTATCACCCTGGAAAGGAATACAATGTTCGTGTGGCTTCAAG ATACTTTAAGGGCCCTGAACTTCTAGTTGATTTGCAAGATTATGACTACTCATTAGACATGTGGAGTCTTGGCTGCATGTTTGCTGGAATG ATATTTCGCAAGGAGCCTTTCTTTTATGGTCACGACAACCATGACCAACTAGTCAAAATAGCTAAG GTGCTTGGTACTGATGAACTGAATGCATATCTGAACAAGTATCATCTGGAGCTTGATCCTCAACTTGATGCACTAGTTGGAAG GCACAGTCGCAAACCTTggtcaaaatttattaatgcTGATAATCAACATCTCGTGTCTCCTGAG GCAATTGATTTTCTTGATAAGCTCCTTCGATACGATCACCAGGACAGGCTTACAGCAAGAGAAGCAATG GCACATCCATATTTCTCTCAAGTAAGGGCAGCTGAAAGCAGCAGAATGAGGACACAGTAA